In Deltaproteobacteria bacterium HGW-Deltaproteobacteria-6, one DNA window encodes the following:
- a CDS encoding phenylacetate--CoA ligase produces the protein EGELVFTSLTKEAFPLVRYRSGDISRLIPEPCRCGRTHIRMERVLKRSDDMLTIRGINIYPSQVEAILKEIQGVEPDYQLIIDKVGALDAVELQVEVSDKFFSESGGVKELQIIEKRIVKDMKDYLSISPRVKLVAPQTLKEQGRKVIDKRII, from the coding sequence AGAAGGCGAACTGGTCTTTACCAGTTTGACCAAAGAAGCGTTTCCGCTGGTCCGTTACCGTTCAGGCGATATCTCACGCTTGATTCCCGAACCCTGCCGTTGTGGCCGGACCCATATCCGGATGGAACGCGTACTCAAGCGTAGCGACGATATGCTGACGATTCGTGGCATCAATATCTATCCCTCACAGGTGGAAGCGATCCTGAAAGAGATCCAGGGCGTCGAACCGGACTATCAATTGATTATCGACAAAGTCGGAGCCCTGGACGCCGTCGAACTGCAGGTGGAAGTCAGCGATAAATTCTTCAGCGAATCGGGTGGCGTCAAGGAACTGCAGATCATTGAAAAAAGAATTGTGAAAGACATGAAGGATTATTTAAGCATATCTCCACGCGTCAAGCTGGTTGCCCCGCAAACCTTGAAGGAACAAGGCA